TTGGTCCGCAGCgcaccccctccccgccacccccacaGCCTAGCgatgctgcccctgccccaggcctggcccagctccAGGGCGGGGAGCAGGGCAGGAGCTGCCCCGCTGGGCTGGCTTCCTCacgccccctgccctccctggccCAGAGCCCCAGGAGGAGCTCAGAGTCACTCATCACCATGGCACCCACCCAGCCTGGGCCGTTGGCATGGCAACAGGCCTCCTGGCACCCCCAGGGTTGGCACCGCTGTCTCTGGGGGCCagctggtgggggggaggggagaagttgGCACTGGGCGCTCGGGTGCAGTGGCAGGCTGGGAGGTGGCAtgttcgcccccccccccccccccccccccccccgcatccaCCACAGGTGGCATAGCCTGTCGCCCCCACGCGCACACACCCAGGGCTTGCGGCCCAGGTAGGAGGAGGGTGGGGGCCTCTGAGAGGAGCGCGCAGGTCACACACACCGTCTCTGAAGACGGCAGGGGCTTAGAACGTGGTCACGGGGCAGTCGTCCCCCCCATCCGGGCCAGGCACCCACTGGGAGTCCTCTGCCCTCGCGCACCgggagaaggggagggcagggcagagggctgCCGTTCACCGGGCACCTCTCCCCCAGACCACCTGCTGGCTGATGCCTACTCTGGCCACGACGGCTCCCCCGAGATGCAGCCAGCCCCCCAGAACAAGCGTCGCCTCTCCCTCGTCTCCAATGGCCGCTACGAGGGCAGCCTCTCAGAGGAGGCCATCAGTGGGAAGCCGGCCGGTGAGGGCCCGCAGCCCCGCGTGTACACCATCTCCGGGGAGCCGGCCCTGCTGCCCAGCCCGGAGGCCGAGGCCATTGAGCTGGCCGTGGTGAAGGGGCGGCGGCAGCGGGAACGGCACCCTCACCACCACAGCCAGCCCCTGCGTGCCAGCCCCGGGGGCAGCCGCGAGGACGTCAACAGGCCCTGCCAGAGCTGGGCAGGCAGCCGCCAGGGCTCCAAGGAATGTCCCGGATGCGCCCAGCTGGCCCCtggtcccagcccctcccctcggGCCTTTGGGCTGGACCAGCCACCCCTGCCTGAGGCCACCAGCCGCCGCAAGAAGCTGGAGAGGATGTACAGTGTCGATCGTGTGTCTGGTGAGGGCAGGCTCGGGGGCAGGGCGCCGGTGCTGGGGTTTGCTGGCAACAGCGGCCGTGAGGCTTGGTCAGGGGAGGGTGTGCAGCGGCGCCAAGTCAGTCAAGGggtgcttcctggaggagggcgATTAGGAGATTCTCGAGGGTGGAGCCCACAGGAAACATGGCTTAATTGGAGTATCGGGCTgcctctgggggctcctggggaaCCGTCTCTGCCTTGGGCCCCGACAAACGACATTCCCGGTAACCTCGGGGAGCACGGAGTGTCTGCGGCCTGGTCGGGTACTGTTGTGCTGTGCGGGTGGTCGGTGAGCCCTGGAGGCTTCCTATGTGGAGAAGCAGCCTCTCGGGGACACTCGGGCAGCCCCACGCCTCCCGGCTCTGGGGTCACCTCCTGAAAAGCAGCGTGCCAGCTAGCCGCGCCCTCACATCATCTCAGGGTACCTCCTGGTCTTCCCAGTCCGCAGCCCGCCTGGGCACCAGGGCACAAGCCTGGGCTGTGGGCAGTtcacctccatgacctcatgcTCCTCTGATGGGACGGAGCCCAAGGGTTGGGGCCGGGGTCGGGGTGAGAAAGTAGAGCAAATTTTCATCCGCCCGGGGTAGGAGCTGTAGGGGCCCTGAGAAGGGGCAGCCCTCAGCAGGACCGTCTCCACACCGGGTgaggtcctccccctccccctcctggaaTGGTCCAAGGGAGTGGAGTGGGCGGCCTGCAGAGAAGGCCCCGGAGCCCCCAAGAGAGGCTGCAGCCCTTGTCCCCGGCCTGTGCCTCCTCTCCAAAGGGCAGCAAAGCGAACCCTTTCTTGGGCCCCAGGACACAGGCCGTGCTCGCAGAGGCGCGCCCTTCCGCTGTCCGCAGCCCCCGGGGGAGCCGGGCAGAGCCGACGGTCACGAAGCTGCTGAGCTGGCTCGGCGTGAGCAGCTGAGCCGGCGCATGCTACCTTCCAGCCTCACGCCAGCGTCCGCCCACCTGGGAGCGGGCTGGGGACCCTGGCGCTTTTCCCCCACTGGCTTGGGCAGGAGCACCCCCTTTGCTGGCAGCTTCAGGAGACCCCCAGCCAGCCTCGCCCCTCCTTCTGTCTTGCAGACGACACCCCCATCCGCACGTGGTTCCCCAAGGAGAACCTCTTCAGCTTCCAGACCGCAACCACAACTATGCAAGCGTGAGTCGTGCGCCTGCCGGGTGTCCACGCgcggggcctgggcctggggcctCTTCCTGGTGCTCAGGAACTACGGCCAGACCCTCTCCCGGCTGCGAGGCCCACCTGGGCGGCTGTTTCTGAGCAGCGCCACGTGCCCCTGTCCTACCACGTCTGCCAGATGTGACACAGTCTCAGGGCAGGCAGGGCTGGCTGCGCCCCTCCCCCGGCCTCCCCCGGCCCCTCCCTCGCCCCATCCCTTCCCCActgccctgccctctgctctcctGGTCCTCCCTGTCCTTCTCAGTCCTCTGGGGCCCCAGGCTGCAGCTGCTGCAGTCTCCCGTGGGGGTGGCTCTCCTGGGCAGCGCCTCATCTCAGCTCCCGGGACGGCGGCCTCCTTGTATTTTGTGCACCTCGGGGGGGTCACAGCCCAGGCATCCCTgcgggagcctgctctctctatACCACGTTCCTGGGTTTTCGGACGTGGGGTTCCTTTCGGAGAGGCCCTGTTGGCTGCAGGGTCCCCCTTATGCTACTCCGGGGAGCCCATCACCACCCTCAGACGGGCTGGGGGTGGTCACCTTGGCCGCCAGGCCCAGAGCCAGCAGAAACAGGCCCCTGGGCCCACCTGACTGTGTCATGGCACCTGGTAGCCTGGGCCCATGACCTCCTCGTCCACCTGGCACGGGCTGCCCACAGCATAGCTGGTGCCCTGCTCGAGCCTGCAGTGTGAGTGAGGGACCCCCGGAGTCAATGACGAGGGCAATGACAGGGGACCTAGGGGGCTGTGGGGTCGTGGCTCACTGTGTCTTCTTTCTCACGCTGCCCCTTCCCGCCGCTCCTCCAGCATCTCGTAAGTACTCTGTGGGACCTTGAGCCTGAGAGCACTGGGGTTGTCCCTGGgggaccctcccacccccaaatagGTTTGGGCAGGCCAGGGACCTGGGCCTTGACTGTGAGGGAGTGCCACGTCCCAGCAAGCACCACGGCCACAGCAGGGCCTGCCAGGAGCCGGGCGGAGGACAGGGTGAGACAGGCCAGGGTCCTTCTGCCTGGCTCGGCGCCCTGGATGCCCCTCCAGGCCCTGTGCTCACGCCTCTGTCCCCACGTCTCGGTCCCTCCTACCTGCGGCCAAGGGCAGTGCTGACTCGTGGTGGTTTCTCAGGGTGTTCAGGGGCTGCGCGGAGAGGAAGCGCCGGAAACGGGAGAATGATTCCGCGTCTGTAATCCAGAGGTAGGGCCTGCCAGCCACTCGCCACCAGGGTCCGTCTCTTGTCTGTGCTGGTCTGGTCTGGGCCCACTGGGCCCTGGCAGACCTGATGGGGGAAGGGCGGTGGCGACCACTGGCCTGGCCCTGCTCTGGGGACGCAGCAGGCAGGAGAGGTCATGGAAGCTGGGCCCCCAGGTCTGTGTTTTGGGGGTACATTGACGGTGTAACTACAGGCAGCTAGCCCACCCgtgtctctctctgaccctcaacCCCAGAGCTGTGGGGTCAGCAGCAAGGCTTATCCTCCCCGAGCCCCACCTCAGAGATGTGGCCAGAAACCGAGTCCGTCTTGGACCCTGGACCTTGGTAGGGCACACATTTGGGGGTAAAGACGACCTGTCTCTGAGGTGGCCCAGGGCGTAAGAGCAGGGAGGGAGTGTCCGCAGGCCCCAATCCTACCTGGGGTTGGTGCAGACAGTTGCGCTGAGCACAGGAAGCAGGAGCCCTTTACCACttggggagggaggctggtggGGTTCAGAGTGGGCCCAGAGAGGGGACGGAAgggtgggcagtgggggtgggTTCCTGAAGGCAGGAGGGTCACCCAGGGCAAGAGAAGATTTGATCATTGTGCCTTTGTCCTGGCAGCAAAGGGAAGCGCAGCAAAGGGGAGCCCCGCAAAGGTGTCAGCATGAGGGACGAATGGGATTTGCTTCTGAGTGGGCGGTGGGCGAGTAGGGGAGCGCAGGGGCGCGAGACATTTCCTTCCTAAAGAGGCGATGGCAGACCCGCCGGCTGCGGGCCGTAGTGCCAAGCAGGCAGCATGGGGGACTGGTCCACCGCCCACCCGCTCTGGCGATCCTCACCAGCCCCCCCGTGTTTCTTCCCCAGGAACTTCCGCAAACACCTGCGCATGGTCGGCAGCCGGAGGGTGAAGGCCCAGAGTAAGACCCAGGGCAGGAGGGTGGGCAGGCGCTTGGCGCTGCTCTTGGCCGGCTGGGGCTTTGCGGGCTGCTCGCTGCAGCAGAGGGACCGGGGTCCCAAACCCCCACCGCAGCACCACCAGGGAACCCGGGActccggccccgcccccagccttgCGACGGAACCCCTGGCTCAGGCTCCGCTCGGGCTCCAGGCCCCACCCACACGCTTGCAGCACAGCCCCGCCCCcggctctgccctgcccccccccccccccccccagatcgTTGCACCGGTCCCGCCCGCAACCATCTGCCCGGATCCGGCCTCCACACGGCCTAGGACCCGACTGTGCTCTTCCCTCGCCAACACCCACTGGGGTCTTGGGGCTCCAGCCCCTGCTCTAGCACGCCAGACTCCgcccacaggcgccccggcctgACCCCCTCCGACCTCCCGCTTTCCCAGGTGgtgccccagagccaggagccagccctgccctgggTTGCGGAGGCCCAGGGTCAGCTCAggctctgcccctcccgccccaAGCACCCACCTCACACCCCCCCCTCCCGCCGCTGACCCGCTTTGCTCTCACTGCAGCGTTCGCGGAGCGGCGCGAGCGGAGCTTCAGCCGGTCCTGGAGCGACCCCACCCCCATGAAAGCCGACACTTCCCACGACTCCCGAGACAGTAGGTGCCCGGCGCAGGCCGGCccacctgtccccagagccccacccccaccccaggccccagcTCCTGCGCTCCGCTGGGCCGGCCTCCTGCCTGGGCAGCTAGGTTTCTGCGCTTCTGCTCTCCGAGCCTCAGCTTACCCATCTGTgaggtgggggcgcctggccCGTTATACTTCGTGGGCAGGGTGCTGTGTGCTGCGTTGGGAGACCTGGGGGGGCCAAGGGCGGCCCTGCCCGGCTCCTGGTTCCAGGGCCCCCCGGGGCCTGCCCCGCTGGCATTATGCGGGGGTCCACAGGGTAGCCGCATACGGTGGCAGTGGCCGGTGTCGCCAGGCTGGTGGTGGCCTGTGTTGGTCTCTGTCGCCCGTGGGTTACTTGCTGACCTGGAGGGCCCTCCGGGAGCCTTTATTGTGGGTTCTGCCTACTGCTCATGTCTGCGGGTTCCCTGTGCTGCTAGGGGTCCACAGCCCTGGTGACCCGTCCTGCCCCTCAGGTAGTGACCTGCAGAGCTCGCACTGCACCCTGGGTGAGGGCTTCGAGGATCTGGACTGGGAGACCGAGAAGGGCCTGGAGGCAGTGGCTTGTGACACCGCGGGCTTTGTGCCCCCCAAGGTTATGGTGAGGTCGGGTGTCTTTACAATCTTCCTGTTCCAGCCAGTCGTGCGCTGGTGGGGGGTTTCACTTTCCTCCGGGAGCCCAGCAGGCTCTACCTGGAAACGAAGCAGCCATCACAGGCTGCCCAGCCTGTGATGTGGGGGGTGACCTCCTGGGACCTCCCGCTGCCCACTGGGTCTGAGGCAGCTGGGCTCTGAGCCGCCCCCTGTGCTGTCTCCAGCTCATCTCGTCCAAGGTCCCCAAAGCCGAGTTCATCCCGACTATCATCCGCAGGGACGACCCGTCCATCATCCCCATCCTCTACGTGAGTCCCTCTGCGCCAGccccggggctgggggtggggggctgcggcCTGAGAGGGGCCCTGACCAGAGTGTGGCCCGTGTCTCTCACAGGACCACGAGCACGCAACGTTCGAGGACATTCTGGGTATGTGCCCTGCGGCCCACTGTCCTCTGATCCCGTGTGGGGCTTCACCTCCAGGCCGCGGGGGGCGAGGGGACACTGGGGGACAGCTCACACTCCTCCCTCCCTagaggaaatagagaagaagCTGAACATCTACCACAAAGGGGCCAAGATCTGGAAGATGCTGATTTTCTGTCAGGTAGGGCTCAGCCCCTTCCTGCTGGGGGGACGGGGGTCTCGACAGAACATGCAGCCTTGCGCACCCGTGAACGAGCACGTGTCTGTGTGATGGGGGCCGTGAGTGGACGCCCTCTGTGTGCACCCCACGTGGCCAACCCCGTCTCTGACAGGGCGGCCCAGGACACCTGTACCTGCTCAAGAACAAGGTGGCTACTTTCGCCaaagtggagaaggaggaggacatGATCCAGTGAGTGGGCTGCCCGCGGAGGCAGCATCCGTGGGCACACCCCGTCCCTGCAGTCCCTCCCCACGATGCTCCTGTCTCCGGAGCCAGGTCCTGGGCCCTGGCCTGCCCCTCCTCACACGTGGGGGCCTGGGCTGGAGGCTCCTGGtgacccagcccctcccccaccagcttcTGGAAGCGCCTGAGCCGTCTGATGAGCAAAGTGAACCCGGAGCCAAACGTCATCCACATCATGGGTTGCTACATTTTGGGGAACCCCAACGGGGAGAAGGTACAGGGACCCCCCCAagccctgccccaggcctctGGAGACCCTGGACCCACTATAAGAATTGACAgcctttcatttctcctttcgttctcctctcttccttcagcCCCTAGAAGCCCCTTGTGCTTGAGCCCAGTCAGTGAGGGGGGGGGGTTCCTGCTCCCtgcacaccgttcccccacacctcccctcccctgccctgaaCTCACGGCCCCACCCTGCCCTTTTAGCTGTTCCAGAACCTCAGGACCCTCATGACCCCTTACAAGGTCACCTTCGAGTCCCCGCTGGAGCTGTCGGCCCAAGGTGAGCTTGCCAGGGCCAGGCTGGTTCCCCGCCTGAGCGCTGGGTCCGGGGGTGAGGCCTGAGCCCTGGCCTTTCTTCTCGCACCCCAGGGAAGCAGATGATCGAGACCTACTTTGACTTTCGGCTGTACCGACTGTGGAAAAGCCGCCAGCACTCGAAGCTGCTGGACTTCGAGGATGTTCTCTGAGGGCCGGGCCCCCCACCTGGCTGCTTCCACGGACCAGTGGCTGGGGCTGGGCCACTTGTGTGTGCCCCGGGACCTGTGGGTCCCCACTTCAGGGCACCCCCAGATGTTGCTCAGGTTCCCTCCTGGGGGTCTGGCCCTCCCTGCACCACAGCCCACTGAGGTCAGAGCCCCTGTGGCCCGGGACGAGCCTCGCCCCCGTGGCCAGGGCTTGCTTGGCAGCCTCGGCCCCGCCCTGAGGCGCCTCTTCTCCTCGGGTCCGTAGACATAAGTGCAATTTTCACAGCCCCGGAACAGTCTGGAGGGAAGCAGCGTGACTAGTTGAGTAGCTAAATGCTGTGTTATCAGTTACGGTGTAGACAACCCAGCCCTGTGTGTGTCCAGGACCTCGTCTGCTCCCCGCTCCTCTGCCCTGCCCTATTTGATCACCAGCACCAGGGCGGCCCGTTGGGGGAGCAGTGCTGCCCGGCTGCCCGGCCTGGCCCCGGCCTTGGCCGAGTCCCTGATGGCGTGCGCTTGTACCCTCTCGCCGCCCTTGCTTCCTCTGACCTCAGCCGCGCCGGcccagcaggggtgcctgggcagcagGGGAGAGGCTCGCCTTCCCTTGTCCCCAAGGAGGCTCTGGGTTGAGCTGGGCCCCCCCGGCTCCCCGTCCTCCTGCACCTGcccggtgccccccccccccgatgctGTGGTGGGGCTCAGCTTTTGCCGGCCTGGGTCGTAGCCCTCTCTCAGTGCAAAGATTCAGCAGGGGCGGGCCGGGGCTGCGCCCTGGTGGGTGGGGACCCCGCGGCAGCACTGAGCCACGGTGGACTTGGGGCGTGGGGCCTAGCTGGGGCCCAGTGGGGCCGGCTCTCGTATGTAGCTGAGACTCGGGGGCAGGCCCCCCTCCGCAGAGCCTGGGTGTGAGGGCACCCGGCTGCGCCCTCAGCTAAGGGAGGAGCAGGGGCACGTGCTGGG
Above is a window of Meles meles chromosome 11, mMelMel3.1 paternal haplotype, whole genome shotgun sequence DNA encoding:
- the NSMF gene encoding NMDA receptor synaptonuclear signaling and neuronal migration factor isoform X3; the encoded protein is MGAAASRRRALRSEAMSSVAAKVRAARAFGEYLSQSHPENRNGADHLLADAYSGHDGSPEMQPAPQNKRRLSLVSNGRYEGSLSEEAISGKPAGEGPQPRVYTISGEPALLPSPEAEAIELAVVKGRRQRERHPHHHSQPLRASPGGSREDVNRPCQSWAGSRQGSKECPGCAQLAPGPSPSPRAFGLDQPPLPEATSRRKKLERMYSVDRVSDDTPIRTWFPKENLFSFQTATTTMQAISNFRKHLRMVGSRRVKAQTFAERRERSFSRSWSDPTPMKADTSHDSRDSSDLQSSHCTLGEGFEDLDWETEKGLEAVACDTAGFVPPKVMLISSKVPKAEFIPTIIRRDDPSIIPILYDHEHATFEDILEEIEKKLNIYHKGAKIWKMLIFCQGGPGHLYLLKNKVATFAKVEKEEDMIHFWKRLSRLMSKVNPEPNVIHIMGCYILGNPNGEKLFQNLRTLMTPYKVTFESPLELSAQGKQMIETYFDFRLYRLWKSRQHSKLLDFEDVL
- the NSMF gene encoding NMDA receptor synaptonuclear signaling and neuronal migration factor isoform X1, with the translated sequence MGAAASRRRALRSEAMSSVAAKVRAARAFGEYLSQSHPENRNGADHLLADAYSGHDGSPEMQPAPQNKRRLSLVSNGRYEGSLSEEAISGKPAGEGPQPRVYTISGEPALLPSPEAEAIELAVVKGRRQRERHPHHHSQPLRASPGGSREDVNRPCQSWAGSRQGSKECPGCAQLAPGPSPSPRAFGLDQPPLPEATSRRKKLERMYSVDRVSDDTPIRTWFPKENLFSFQTATTTMQAISVFRGCAERKRRKRENDSASVIQRNFRKHLRMVGSRRVKAQTFAERRERSFSRSWSDPTPMKADTSHDSRDSSDLQSSHCTLGEGFEDLDWETEKGLEAVACDTAGFVPPKVMLISSKVPKAEFIPTIIRRDDPSIIPILYDHEHATFEDILEEIEKKLNIYHKGAKIWKMLIFCQGGPGHLYLLKNKVATFAKVEKEEDMIHFWKRLSRLMSKVNPEPNVIHIMGCYILGNPNGEKLFQNLRTLMTPYKVTFESPLELSAQGKQMIETYFDFRLYRLWKSRQHSKLLDFEDVL
- the NSMF gene encoding NMDA receptor synaptonuclear signaling and neuronal migration factor isoform X2, whose translation is MGAAASRRRALRSEAMSSVAAKVRAARAFGEYLSQSHPENRNGADHLLADAYSGHDGSPEMQPAPQNKRRLSLVSNGRYEGSLSEEAISGKPAGEGPQPRVYTISGEPALLPSPEAEAIELAVVKGRRQRERHPHHHSQPLRASPGGSREDVNRPCQSWAGSRQGSKECPGCAQLAPGPSPSPRAFGLDQPPLPEATSRRKKLERMYSVDRVSDDTPIRTWFPKENLFSFQTATTTMQAVFRGCAERKRRKRENDSASVIQRNFRKHLRMVGSRRVKAQTFAERRERSFSRSWSDPTPMKADTSHDSRDSSDLQSSHCTLGEGFEDLDWETEKGLEAVACDTAGFVPPKVMLISSKVPKAEFIPTIIRRDDPSIIPILYDHEHATFEDILEEIEKKLNIYHKGAKIWKMLIFCQGGPGHLYLLKNKVATFAKVEKEEDMIHFWKRLSRLMSKVNPEPNVIHIMGCYILGNPNGEKLFQNLRTLMTPYKVTFESPLELSAQGKQMIETYFDFRLYRLWKSRQHSKLLDFEDVL
- the NSMF gene encoding NMDA receptor synaptonuclear signaling and neuronal migration factor isoform X4; the protein is MGAAASRRRALRSEAMSSVAAKVRAARAFGEYLSQSHPENRNGADHLLADAYSGHDGSPEMQPAPQNKRRLSLVSNGRYEGSLSEEAISGKPAGEGPQPRVYTISGEPALLPSPEAEAIELAVVKGRRQRERHPHHHSQPLRASPGGSREDVNRPCQSWAGSRQGSKECPGCAQLAPGPSPSPRAFGLDQPPLPEATSRRKKLERMYSVDRVSDDTPIRTWFPKENLFSFQTATTTMQANFRKHLRMVGSRRVKAQTFAERRERSFSRSWSDPTPMKADTSHDSRDSSDLQSSHCTLGEGFEDLDWETEKGLEAVACDTAGFVPPKVMLISSKVPKAEFIPTIIRRDDPSIIPILYDHEHATFEDILEEIEKKLNIYHKGAKIWKMLIFCQGGPGHLYLLKNKVATFAKVEKEEDMIHFWKRLSRLMSKVNPEPNVIHIMGCYILGNPNGEKLFQNLRTLMTPYKVTFESPLELSAQGKQMIETYFDFRLYRLWKSRQHSKLLDFEDVL